A window of Castanea sativa cultivar Marrone di Chiusa Pesio chromosome 1, ASM4071231v1 contains these coding sequences:
- the LOC142642765 gene encoding B3 domain-containing protein REM16-like produces the protein MGETCKDWSKWAEGIYWDHFQTIHFSQYLLGDYDRQLAIPKKFVDNVKKKLPQSVTLKGPSGLTWDVELKTIDDTLFFNHGWQEFVKDHSLEETDLLVFRYNGWSQFDVLIFDGKNLCEKGALYFVRKCGPTENDNGCLTKKKTREGSIDDVHTPLDDGVACPSPLNYVSDDSVTVPSEQCIISLVSNKRTRKSARSVGSKEPATFGEGVKSAASDDAECSPIFKNLSQGPQYSSNRRLVSEDEIKNALLLAQAASSDDTYLVVMRPTHVYKRFFVYIPLEWATNHLSLENQEIHLRFNKDTWRARYNHNRVRGYGGITGGWKHFVIDNNLEEFDACLFKPAGQMDGLTVLDVSIFRVVEEISPRTLLTPPRKRGRKNSIKIH, from the exons CGCCAGCTT GCCATCCCCAAAAAATTTGTTGACAATGTGAAAAAGAAGCTGCCTCAAAGTGTGACTCTTAAAGGTCCTAGTGGTTTAACATGGGATGTAGAATTGAAGACTATTGATGATACATTGTTCTTTAACCATGGTTGGCAAGAATTTGTCAAGGATCATTCTTTGGAAGAGACTGATTTGTTGGTCTTTAGGTACAATGGTTGGTCACAATTTGATGTTTTAATCTTTGATGGAAAGAACTTGTGTGAGAAAGGGGCTTTGTATTTTGTCAGAAAATGTGGGCCAACTGAAAATGACAATGGATGcttgacaaagaaaaaaacaagggaAGGTTCTATTGACGATGTCCATACCCCTTTGGATGATGGTGTTGCATGCCCTTCACCTTTGAACTATGTAAGTGATGACAGTGTCACAGTGCCTTCAGAACAATGTATCATCTCTCTTGTAAGTAATAAAAGGACCCGGAAGAGTGCTAGGAGTGTTGGGAGCAAGGAACCTGCTACCTTTGGAGAGGGAGTGAAGTCCGCTGCAAGTGATG ATGCTGAATGTTCACCCATCTTTAAGAATTTGTCACAAGGCCCGCAATATTCGTCAAATAGAAGGCTTGTATCTGAAGATGAGATCAAGAATGCCTTGCTTTTGGCCCAAGCAGCATCAAGCGATGATACCTACCTTGTTGTTATGCGACCCACACATGTATACAAGAGATTCTTTGTG TACATCCCTTTAGAATGGGCGACGAATCATCTGTCACTGGAAAACCAAGAAATCCATCTACGTTTTAATAAGGATACATGGCGAGCCAGATATAACCATAATCGAGTTCGTGGTTATGGAGGGATTACGGGAGGGTGGAAACATTTTGTGATAGACAACAACCTTGAGGAATTTGATGCCTGCCTCTTCAAGCCTGCTGGTCAAATGGATGGCTTGACTGTCCTGGATGTTAGCATTTTCCGGGTTGTCGAAGAGATTAGCCCTCGGACTTTATTGACTCCACCACGAAAAAGGGGTAGGAAAAATTCAATCAAGATCCACTGA